The uncultured Roseibium sp. genome contains a region encoding:
- a CDS encoding cytochrome c biogenesis protein CcdA: MLDISVGAAFLAGLLSFVSPCVLPIVPPYLCYLAGVSVDELKGETATAATSRRIIFSSIAFVLGFATVFVALGATASVIGQTIAQYFDTLAIVAGAIIIVMGLHFLGVFRIALLFREARVQVQRKPAGLVGAYIIGLAFAFGWTPCVGPVLAAILFMAGTTDPAQGSLLLLVYALGIGLPFILAAAFASQFLGWASRFRKHMGTVEKIMGGFLVLTGLLFITGKMSDISYWLLETFPAFQQVG; encoded by the coding sequence ATGCTGGACATATCGGTTGGCGCGGCCTTTCTGGCCGGTCTGCTGTCTTTCGTTTCACCATGCGTTCTGCCGATTGTCCCGCCTTACCTGTGTTATCTCGCCGGGGTCAGCGTGGATGAACTGAAAGGCGAAACGGCAACCGCGGCAACCAGCCGCAGGATCATTTTTTCATCCATTGCCTTCGTTCTCGGTTTTGCCACCGTGTTCGTGGCCCTTGGGGCAACAGCCAGCGTCATCGGGCAGACCATCGCCCAGTATTTCGACACCCTGGCGATCGTGGCGGGCGCCATCATTATCGTCATGGGCCTGCATTTCCTCGGCGTGTTCCGCATTGCCCTGCTCTTCCGCGAGGCCCGCGTCCAGGTACAACGCAAGCCAGCCGGCCTTGTCGGTGCCTATATCATCGGCCTGGCCTTTGCCTTCGGCTGGACCCCCTGCGTCGGGCCGGTACTGGCCGCGATCCTGTTCATGGCCGGAACGACAGACCCTGCCCAGGGCAGCCTGCTCCTGCTCGTCTATGCGCTCGGTATCGGCCTGCCATTTATCCTCGCGGCTGCCTTCGCCAGCCAGTTCCTCGGCTGGGCAAGCCGCTTCCGTAAACACATGGGAACCGTCGAAAAGATCATGGGCGGCTTCCTCGTCCTGACCGGCCTTCTGTTCATCACCGGAAAGATGTCGGACATATCTTACTGGCTACTGGAAACCTTTCCCGCCTTCCAGCAAGTGGGATAG
- a CDS encoding transcriptional regulator: MRAFLVGAFALLAGFSVQTGAWSAELIMIEKPGCPWCRTWNEQIGIAYPKTEEGKRAPLRRVDLTEPWPEDLKDIRPERVTPTFILVDAGKEVARLRGYPGENFFWPLLDEMLAKLDTAQN; encoded by the coding sequence GTGCGAGCTTTTTTGGTCGGAGCCTTTGCCCTCCTGGCGGGCTTTAGCGTACAGACGGGGGCATGGTCGGCGGAACTGATCATGATCGAGAAGCCGGGGTGTCCCTGGTGCCGCACATGGAATGAGCAGATCGGCATCGCCTATCCGAAGACCGAGGAAGGCAAGCGGGCGCCGCTCAGGCGTGTGGATCTGACCGAGCCCTGGCCGGAGGATCTGAAGGACATTCGTCCGGAGCGGGTTACCCCGACTTTCATTCTCGTGGATGCCGGCAAGGAAGTCGCACGCTTGCGCGGGTATCCGGGCGAGAACTTCTTCTGGCCGCTTTTGGATGAGATGCTGGCAAAGCTGGATACGGCGCAGAATTAG
- a CDS encoding metalloregulator ArsR/SmtB family transcription factor, with the protein MNLPILKKGADPAEFDELFEQARKASDLLKALSHEVRLLILCLLSEGEKSVSELEEILTMPQAAVSQQLARLRMEGLVTSRREGRLIFYSIRDDEVSSIISALYDLFCTDVRPPKAEGAPV; encoded by the coding sequence ATGAACCTTCCGATCCTGAAAAAGGGCGCAGACCCGGCGGAGTTCGACGAACTGTTCGAGCAGGCGCGCAAGGCAAGCGACCTTTTAAAGGCGTTGTCCCATGAGGTGCGCCTTCTGATCCTATGTCTGTTGTCGGAAGGCGAGAAGTCGGTTTCCGAACTGGAAGAAATCCTGACCATGCCCCAGGCGGCCGTGTCGCAGCAGCTGGCCCGGCTCAGGATGGAAGGGCTCGTGACCTCCCGGCGCGAAGGACGGCTGATCTTTTACAGCATTCGGGACGATGAAGTGAGCAGCATCATTTCCGCGCTTTACGATCTCTTCTGCACGGATGTGCGCCCGCCGAAAGCCGAAGGTGCGCCGGTCTGA
- a CDS encoding YeeE/YedE family protein: MSEIEPLVLLPLLGLGAGAVLGFVARWNHFCTLSSLERLWYAGDSSGVRTWALASLTALLATQLLVAADLASLENAFYLNPRFGWTGAIFGGIMFGIGMALVGTCGFGAVVRLGGGSLRAFVVLIVVGLTALATQRGLLGQARIHVVDNLAVDLGFAGDQSIGSLLSYVLGFDVRRAFVLLVGAAGLLWVFSLKSYRRKGKQILTGVLIGLVIAFGWWATTYVAKLAFHPVQIEAGSFVVPVGDTIMQFITYTNSLPDYGVGLICGTLVGAIAAALWRRDIRWEACDDARELSRHILGAALMGVGGVIAMGCTVGQGISAFSTMALSAPVVLLSIAFGARLGLAWLFEGSFLAAFQRNHSGHGNGTRQAAE; the protein is encoded by the coding sequence ATGAGTGAAATCGAACCGCTGGTATTACTCCCTCTTCTTGGGCTTGGCGCCGGTGCGGTTCTCGGGTTTGTCGCGCGCTGGAACCATTTCTGCACGCTGTCGTCCCTTGAACGGCTCTGGTACGCTGGAGATAGCAGTGGCGTGCGGACCTGGGCCTTGGCGTCGCTGACGGCGCTGCTCGCCACACAGCTGCTGGTCGCAGCCGATCTCGCGTCGCTTGAGAATGCGTTCTATCTGAATCCGCGTTTCGGATGGACCGGTGCGATTTTCGGCGGCATCATGTTCGGCATCGGCATGGCCCTTGTCGGAACGTGCGGCTTCGGTGCCGTGGTCCGGCTCGGCGGCGGCAGTCTGCGGGCATTCGTCGTGCTGATCGTCGTTGGCCTGACGGCCCTTGCGACGCAGCGCGGACTGCTCGGCCAGGCGCGAATCCATGTGGTCGACAATCTTGCCGTGGATCTCGGCTTCGCCGGTGACCAGTCCATCGGCAGCCTTCTGTCTTATGTATTGGGGTTCGACGTGCGCCGGGCGTTCGTCCTTCTGGTCGGTGCCGCCGGCCTTTTGTGGGTCTTCTCCCTGAAAAGCTATCGCCGAAAGGGAAAACAGATCCTGACAGGGGTCCTGATCGGTCTTGTGATCGCCTTTGGATGGTGGGCGACGACCTATGTCGCAAAACTCGCCTTCCATCCGGTACAGATCGAGGCCGGCTCGTTCGTGGTACCGGTCGGCGACACGATCATGCAGTTCATCACCTATACAAATTCCCTGCCTGATTACGGCGTTGGCCTGATTTGCGGCACCCTCGTGGGGGCCATCGCCGCCGCTCTGTGGCGACGCGATATTCGTTGGGAGGCCTGCGACGATGCGCGCGAGCTCAGCCGGCACATCCTCGGCGCGGCGCTGATGGGCGTCGGTGGCGTCATCGCCATGGGCTGCACTGTGGGGCAGGGAATTTCGGCTTTTTCCACGATGGCTCTTTCGGCGCCAGTCGTGCTGCTATCGATCGCCTTCGGCGCCCGACTGGGTCTCGCCTGGCTGTTTGAAGGCTCGTTCTTGGCAGCTTTCCAGCGCAATCATAGCGGTCACGGCAATGGAACGCGCCAGGCGGCGGAGTGA
- a CDS encoding MBL fold metallo-hydrolase: MPKFLDGGLSRREILAGGAAFLTMAGAGLKPSFAASGPITIGDMEVQTFSDGHLTLPMSFVLPEQTKEEVADLLTPHGMATDALTPDCNVTLLRTGDRLVLFDVGSGANFQPTAGELLSALEHAGIGPDDVTDVIFTHGHPDHLWGVLDDFDEPLFSEAQYWVPQTEWEYWRADDTLANTPEDRKTFVVGAQARFEAIEDQVAMITPGMEVLPGVEAIDTSGHTPGHTSYMLHGGGDSMLVVGDAISNAVISFEKPTWQSGTDQDPEMGVKTRSALLDRIATDKTKIIGYHLPHPGHGIAERKDTAYRFVATG; encoded by the coding sequence ATGCCGAAATTCCTTGATGGCGGACTATCGCGCCGCGAAATTCTCGCAGGCGGAGCAGCGTTCCTCACGATGGCCGGCGCCGGCCTGAAGCCTTCCTTTGCCGCAAGCGGCCCGATCACGATCGGCGATATGGAAGTCCAGACGTTCTCCGACGGACATCTCACCCTGCCGATGAGCTTCGTCTTGCCGGAACAAACCAAGGAAGAAGTCGCGGATCTGTTGACGCCGCACGGCATGGCCACCGACGCGCTGACGCCGGACTGCAATGTCACCCTGCTGCGCACCGGCGATCGGCTGGTGCTGTTCGACGTCGGCTCCGGCGCCAATTTCCAGCCGACGGCGGGCGAACTCCTGTCGGCCCTGGAGCACGCCGGGATCGGGCCGGACGACGTGACCGACGTGATCTTCACCCACGGCCATCCCGATCATCTTTGGGGCGTACTCGACGACTTCGACGAACCGCTGTTCTCCGAGGCCCAGTATTGGGTCCCGCAGACCGAATGGGAGTACTGGCGCGCCGACGATACGCTCGCCAACACACCTGAAGATCGCAAGACCTTCGTTGTCGGCGCCCAGGCCCGTTTCGAGGCGATCGAGGACCAGGTGGCCATGATCACACCCGGGATGGAAGTTCTGCCCGGGGTGGAGGCGATCGACACGTCCGGTCATACGCCCGGCCACACGTCCTATATGCTGCATGGCGGCGGCGACAGCATGCTGGTCGTGGGGGACGCCATCTCCAACGCGGTCATTTCCTTCGAAAAACCGACCTGGCAGTCGGGAACGGACCAGGATCCGGAAATGGGCGTCAAAACCCGCTCCGCCCTGCTCGACCGCATTGCCACCGACAAGACGAAGATCATCGGCTACCACCTGCCTCATCCGGGCCATGGCATCGCCGAGCGCAAAGACACCGCTTACCGCTTCGTCGCTACGGGTTAA
- a CDS encoding YeeE/YedE family protein, giving the protein MNLTYFLDRFSEPWILTFGGLTVGVLFGAFAQQSRFCLRAAALDFAHGIFGVRLSVWLMTFSAAVLGTQILVALGDVQASEARQLASPQSLSGAAIGGLLFGSGMILARGCASRLLVLSATGNLRALLSGLVFAVMAQASLRGILTPAREWVAGWWTTADIGGNDLMAFLSMSFTITILLSLMWLAAGVFFAFKSRAPLWQMIAGLGTGLTIPVAWWFTSSMASQAFDPVQIEAVTFTGPSADTLMLFLSPPGSTLDFDVGVVPGVFLGSFLAALLTRELALQGFEGGKSMARYLTGAAMMGFGGMLAGGCAVGAGVTGASIVALTAWVTLTCIWFSAVVTDRLIEVQPKKTPAEKIVPEEDMIAEAALQPAPVRRG; this is encoded by the coding sequence ATGAATTTGACTTACTTTCTGGACCGGTTTTCCGAACCCTGGATCCTGACGTTTGGCGGGTTGACCGTGGGTGTGCTCTTCGGTGCCTTCGCCCAGCAGAGCCGTTTCTGTTTGCGGGCAGCCGCGCTCGATTTTGCGCATGGCATCTTTGGCGTCCGGCTTTCCGTCTGGCTGATGACGTTCTCGGCCGCGGTTCTTGGAACCCAGATTCTGGTCGCTCTCGGGGACGTGCAGGCAAGCGAGGCGCGGCAGCTGGCCTCGCCGCAAAGCCTGAGCGGGGCCGCAATCGGGGGACTGTTGTTCGGTTCCGGCATGATTCTCGCCCGCGGTTGCGCGAGCCGGCTTCTGGTGTTGTCTGCGACGGGAAACCTGCGCGCGCTGCTGTCCGGCTTGGTGTTTGCCGTCATGGCACAGGCCAGTCTGCGCGGTATTCTGACGCCGGCCCGCGAATGGGTCGCAGGATGGTGGACGACCGCCGATATCGGCGGCAACGACCTGATGGCATTCCTGTCCATGTCCTTCACCATCACGATCCTGCTGTCCTTGATGTGGCTGGCGGCGGGGGTGTTCTTTGCCTTTAAAAGCCGGGCGCCGCTCTGGCAGATGATCGCGGGGCTGGGCACCGGGCTGACCATTCCGGTCGCGTGGTGGTTCACGTCTTCGATGGCGTCGCAGGCCTTCGATCCGGTGCAGATCGAAGCGGTGACGTTTACAGGTCCCTCTGCCGACACGCTTATGCTGTTCCTGTCTCCTCCGGGATCGACCCTCGATTTCGACGTCGGTGTTGTGCCGGGGGTGTTCCTTGGCTCCTTCCTGGCGGCTCTCCTGACCCGTGAACTCGCCCTGCAGGGGTTCGAAGGCGGAAAATCCATGGCCCGTTACTTGACCGGAGCGGCCATGATGGGCTTCGGCGGCATGCTGGCCGGCGGCTGTGCCGTGGGCGCAGGCGTGACCGGAGCCTCGATCGTTGCACTGACCGCCTGGGTTACGCTGACATGCATCTGGTTCTCAGCGGTGGTGACCGACAGGTTGATCGAAGTTCAGCCGAAAAAGACACCGGCCGAAAAGATCGTGCCGGAAGAGGACATGATCGCGGAGGCTGCCCTTCAGCCGGCTCCCGTTCGAAGGGGATGA
- a CDS encoding DapH/DapD/GlmU-related protein: MKSPTDKPALSSDPSIHEQAVVIDCELGVWTEVGAFTEMRQSSMDDYSYIVQNGDVVWTTIGKFCSIARSVRLNPGNHPTWRASQHHFTYRAAAYDLGENDDAFFEWRKKDWVTIGHDVWIGHGVTVLAGVTVGTGAVLAAGAVVSKDVDPYTIVGGVAAKPIKRRFTEPQADALQEIAWWDWDHATLKERLPDFRALSIDAFIEKYR; this comes from the coding sequence ATGAAATCGCCCACCGACAAACCTGCCCTCTCCTCGGACCCGTCCATCCACGAACAGGCTGTCGTGATCGACTGCGAGCTCGGCGTGTGGACGGAAGTCGGCGCGTTTACGGAAATGCGCCAGAGCTCGATGGACGACTATTCCTATATTGTCCAGAACGGCGATGTGGTGTGGACCACCATCGGCAAGTTCTGCTCCATTGCCCGCAGCGTCCGGCTCAACCCGGGCAACCACCCGACCTGGCGCGCCTCCCAGCACCACTTCACCTACCGGGCTGCGGCCTATGATCTGGGTGAAAACGACGACGCGTTCTTCGAATGGCGCAAGAAGGACTGGGTGACCATCGGCCACGATGTCTGGATTGGGCATGGGGTGACGGTGCTGGCCGGTGTGACCGTTGGAACCGGCGCGGTCCTGGCAGCCGGCGCGGTGGTCTCCAAGGATGTAGATCCCTACACCATCGTCGGCGGTGTCGCTGCCAAGCCGATCAAGCGCCGCTTCACCGAGCCCCAGGCCGACGCGCTTCAGGAAATCGCCTGGTGGGACTGGGATCACGCAACGCTGAAAGAGCGCCTGCCCGACTTCCGCGCCCTGTCCATCGACGCCTTTATCGAGAAGTACCGGTAA
- the phnC gene encoding phosphonate ABC transporter ATP-binding protein — MIQFEQVTKTFGTRTAVDKVSFSIDKPQMIGVIGRSGAGKSTLLRMINRLTPATSGKILFKGEDILSLKGATMRRWQRDCAMVFQQFNLVPRLDVVTNVMLGRLNGHGTFKSLFNVFSSSDVNTALAALDRLGIVQEAQKRAEELSGGQQQRVAIARALMQDPYMVLADEPIASLDPMNAKIVMDALREIHERDNKIVVCNLHTLDTARAYCDRVIGMRDGMMVFDGMPEDLTTDVAREIYGADESFNEAATSTAIDANGSVRSEEHVSTGAMTPAAATAF; from the coding sequence GTGATTCAATTTGAACAGGTGACCAAGACCTTCGGGACGCGAACCGCCGTCGACAAGGTCAGTTTCTCCATCGACAAGCCGCAGATGATCGGTGTGATTGGCCGGTCAGGGGCGGGCAAGTCGACCCTCCTGCGCATGATCAACCGGCTGACGCCGGCGACATCGGGAAAGATCCTTTTCAAGGGGGAGGACATCCTGAGCCTGAAAGGCGCTACCATGCGCCGCTGGCAGCGTGACTGCGCCATGGTGTTTCAGCAGTTCAATCTCGTTCCCCGGCTCGACGTGGTGACCAATGTGATGCTGGGCCGTTTGAACGGTCACGGCACCTTCAAGAGCCTGTTCAACGTCTTCAGCTCCAGTGACGTGAATACGGCGCTCGCCGCCCTGGATCGCCTGGGCATCGTCCAGGAAGCGCAAAAGCGTGCGGAGGAACTTTCAGGCGGACAGCAGCAGCGCGTCGCGATTGCCCGTGCGCTGATGCAGGACCCCTACATGGTGCTGGCCGACGAGCCGATCGCATCGCTCGATCCGATGAACGCAAAGATCGTGATGGATGCGCTGCGCGAGATCCATGAACGGGACAACAAGATCGTGGTTTGCAACCTGCACACGCTCGATACGGCCCGGGCCTATTGCGACCGGGTGATCGGTATGCGCGACGGCATGATGGTTTTTGACGGCATGCCGGAAGACCTGACCACCGACGTGGCGCGTGAAATCTACGGCGCAGACGAAAGTTTCAACGAGGCGGCGACATCGACCGCCATCGATGCGAACGGATCTGTGCGTTCGGAAGAACATGTTTCCACCGGTGCGATGACGCCGGCGGCTGCAACGGCTTTTTAA
- the phnD gene encoding phosphonate ABC transporter substrate-binding protein, producing MNVISKVAALAAVSMIALNATGAVAADNITEFRIGILGGENASDRLRAFTCLEEKAADLLGVPVKLFAPADYNGVIEGLLGGNLDMAWLGASGYAKIFLTDPEAVEPVLVKVNNDGGYGYYSIGFARVDSEINSLDDMKGKVFGFGDPNSTSGYLIPSIEIPKLGYSMKPGEYFSDVKFTGGHEQTIVAVFNGDIDAGVTWADGLGEWEDGFNSGALRKATDAGLVDMTEIKEIWRSPVIPEGPVVLSKKLPEDVKLKMTGLMASLTSMDPECAYGVMSGEAKGFMPITHKAYESIVAARKAKSKG from the coding sequence ATGAACGTAATCTCCAAAGTTGCTGCGCTCGCCGCAGTCAGCATGATCGCCCTGAACGCAACCGGCGCGGTTGCCGCAGACAACATCACCGAATTCCGTATCGGCATCCTCGGCGGCGAAAATGCTTCCGACCGCCTGCGCGCCTTTACCTGCCTTGAAGAAAAGGCCGCCGATCTTCTCGGCGTTCCGGTCAAGCTGTTTGCTCCGGCCGACTACAACGGCGTGATCGAAGGCCTGCTCGGCGGCAACCTCGACATGGCCTGGCTCGGCGCTTCCGGCTACGCAAAGATTTTCCTGACCGATCCGGAAGCCGTTGAACCGGTTCTGGTCAAGGTCAACAATGACGGCGGCTACGGCTACTACTCCATCGGCTTCGCCCGCGTCGACAGCGAGATCAATTCGCTTGACGACATGAAGGGCAAGGTTTTCGGCTTCGGCGACCCGAATTCCACCTCCGGCTACCTGATCCCGTCCATCGAAATCCCGAAACTCGGTTATTCTATGAAGCCGGGCGAATATTTCTCTGACGTCAAGTTCACCGGCGGCCATGAGCAGACCATTGTCGCTGTGTTCAACGGTGACATCGACGCCGGCGTGACCTGGGCCGACGGCCTTGGCGAATGGGAAGACGGCTTCAACTCCGGCGCTCTGCGCAAGGCCACCGATGCCGGTCTCGTCGACATGACCGAGATCAAGGAAATCTGGCGTTCGCCGGTGATCCCGGAAGGTCCGGTTGTTCTGTCGAAGAAGCTGCCGGAAGACGTCAAGCTGAAGATGACCGGTCTGATGGCCAGCCTGACCTCCATGGATCCGGAATGCGCCTATGGTGTGATGTCCGGCGAAGCCAAGGGCTTCATGCCGATCACCCACAAAGCCTACGAAAGCATCGTTGCGGCCCGCAAGGCCAAGAGCAAAGGCTAA
- the phnE gene encoding phosphonate ABC transporter, permease protein PhnE, with the protein MAVAALEQEILSMRKRRQLYSLMGVLLVVAVLVSGYSKSNAMNSGSFVQGLSKFFDYPSEIVMEAWDAGPAFFGLIVHFMPFMLETLNIAAVATLIGGALAVVLAMASTRNVDSYAPLIPVIRRMMDIMRAFPELIIALFLIFVLGSSPVPAMIAVAFHTAGALGKLFSEVNENIDRKPIEGLSACGASWLQRIRFAVMPQVAPNYLSYFLLRFEINVRASAILGFVGAGGIGAELRRTIGWGQGAGDETAAIFVLLFITIMIIDQTSSYLRGKLVGSGRAH; encoded by the coding sequence ATGGCCGTTGCCGCCCTTGAACAGGAAATCCTGTCGATGCGCAAACGGCGCCAGCTTTATTCCCTGATGGGAGTTCTGCTGGTCGTCGCCGTTCTTGTCTCCGGCTATTCCAAGTCCAATGCCATGAACTCGGGGAGCTTCGTCCAGGGGCTGTCCAAGTTTTTTGATTATCCGAGCGAAATCGTGATGGAGGCCTGGGATGCCGGGCCTGCCTTTTTCGGTCTGATCGTCCATTTCATGCCATTCATGCTTGAGACGTTGAACATCGCAGCGGTTGCCACGTTGATCGGCGGGGCGCTCGCCGTGGTGCTTGCCATGGCGTCAACGCGGAACGTGGATTCCTATGCGCCGCTTATTCCCGTCATCCGGCGGATGATGGATATCATGCGGGCCTTTCCCGAACTCATCATCGCCCTTTTTCTGATCTTCGTCCTCGGATCCAGTCCGGTTCCGGCCATGATCGCTGTGGCGTTTCATACGGCAGGCGCGCTGGGCAAGCTCTTTTCGGAGGTCAACGAAAACATCGACCGCAAGCCGATCGAGGGACTTTCGGCATGCGGGGCAAGCTGGCTGCAGCGCATCCGCTTTGCCGTCATGCCCCAGGTTGCGCCGAACTATCTGAGCTACTTCCTGCTGCGCTTTGAAATCAACGTGCGTGCCTCTGCGATCCTCGGTTTCGTCGGGGCAGGGGGGATCGGCGCCGAACTCCGCCGCACCATCGGCTGGGGTCAGGGCGCGGGTGACGAGACGGCTGCGATCTTCGTCCTGCTGTTCATCACCATCATGATCATCGACCAGACGTCTTCCTATCTGCGCGGGAAGCTCGTCGGGTCGGGCCGGGCGCATTGA
- the phnE gene encoding phosphonate ABC transporter, permease protein PhnE gives MAVDTLEYGFDPAEVFRKIRRRAAITVAAPLLVLVYLAYTWFAFDVPGILERAQPERAAILATDSVAYKVHVTKDIRRGGLKVAIEGERTATYENAEAPDWVQIDGDDAVVDLGEGYIVDISGKTMRFTVPGYGVITTTATKKGVETELPPGDVPEWLKDDPRKFDARPTLDRRVQVTKTKIEVHNYFGGWENFWFTFNSPLHGKSFGELVSLARSDQRIDPEQPNLSFIVDEFLSNTDWQHGEVFIALFETIMMAVLGTLTAAIFGLPLAFLAARNFTPSFIMRFGVRRLFDFLRGIDMLIWSLIFIRAFGLGPLTGALAIAFTDTGSLGKLFSEALENIDNKQVEGVRATGASQIQRYRYGVIPQILPVFVSQVLYYLESNTRSATVIGALGAGGIGLMLVETMRTSRDWENTSYIIILTILVVIVMDQMSSWLRRKLIEGK, from the coding sequence ATGGCTGTCGATACCCTTGAATACGGCTTCGATCCGGCGGAGGTATTCCGCAAGATCCGCCGGCGTGCCGCCATTACGGTGGCTGCTCCGCTGCTGGTATTGGTCTATCTGGCCTATACCTGGTTTGCCTTTGATGTGCCGGGTATCCTGGAGCGAGCCCAGCCGGAACGGGCCGCGATCCTGGCGACCGATTCCGTGGCTTACAAGGTCCATGTCACCAAGGATATCCGCCGCGGCGGCCTGAAAGTGGCCATCGAGGGGGAACGGACGGCGACTTACGAGAATGCCGAAGCGCCCGACTGGGTGCAGATCGACGGTGATGATGCGGTCGTCGACCTGGGCGAGGGCTATATCGTCGATATCTCCGGCAAGACCATGCGCTTCACGGTTCCCGGTTACGGCGTGATCACGACGACGGCGACCAAAAAGGGCGTGGAAACGGAGTTGCCGCCCGGTGACGTTCCGGAGTGGCTCAAGGACGACCCGCGGAAATTCGACGCCCGCCCGACGCTTGACCGCAGGGTCCAGGTCACCAAGACCAAGATCGAGGTTCACAACTACTTCGGCGGCTGGGAGAATTTCTGGTTCACCTTCAATTCGCCGCTTCACGGCAAGTCTTTCGGCGAACTGGTCAGCCTTGCCCGGAGCGATCAGCGTATCGATCCTGAGCAACCGAACCTGTCGTTCATTGTCGATGAGTTCCTGTCCAACACGGACTGGCAGCACGGCGAAGTCTTCATTGCCTTGTTCGAGACCATCATGATGGCGGTGCTGGGCACGCTGACTGCGGCCATCTTCGGTCTGCCGCTGGCCTTTCTGGCGGCGCGGAACTTCACGCCGTCCTTTATCATGAGGTTCGGAGTGCGCCGGCTGTTCGATTTCCTGCGCGGTATCGACATGCTGATCTGGTCTCTGATTTTCATCCGGGCGTTCGGTCTCGGTCCGCTGACCGGGGCGCTCGCCATTGCCTTCACCGATACCGGCTCTCTCGGGAAGCTCTTCTCCGAGGCGCTGGAAAACATCGACAACAAGCAGGTGGAAGGTGTCCGGGCGACCGGTGCCAGCCAGATCCAGCGCTACCGTTACGGCGTGATCCCGCAGATCCTGCCGGTGTTCGTTTCCCAGGTGCTCTACTACCTTGAATCCAACACCCGCTCGGCGACCGTGATCGGCGCGTTGGGGGCGGGTGGTATCGGCCTGATGCTGGTGGAAACCATGCGCACGTCGCGCGATTGGGAAAACACCTCCTACATCATCATCCTGACGATCCTCGTGGTCATCGTCATGGACCAGATGTCGAGCTGGTTGCGGCGCAAGCTGATCGAAGGCAAATAA
- a CDS encoding lytic murein transglycosylase, translating into MRFDGVQKFRGPVAFFLAFLGAGSLAVQAASFNSCIATLKNRAVKAGVSPQVAERMLSGAKYDEKVVRFSRSQPEYETPIWDYMAFLVDPKRIADGKAKLKQHARTLSAVEKRYGVDKHVVVAVWGIESDYGQFRGDFYTPHALANLVCAGGRRAKYFRNELITTMKIASRGDVPAKHFEGSWAGAFGQTQFMPTTYERLAVDFDGDGRKDLVTSIPDALASTANFLKNAGWNPARPWGYEVRLPSGYNGHVGRKKTASLTSWGNRGLTRMDGRPLKGGIEAGLILPAGRNGPAFLVTRNFGALRSYNASDSYGLAIALLSEILSGGEPIKAPWPTDNPGLSRAQRLELQKLLNRNGFHVGEADGKIGPVTREGIKKAEAKHGMPVTGRPAWNIYQALGGK; encoded by the coding sequence ATGCGGTTTGACGGTGTGCAGAAGTTTCGAGGCCCGGTAGCTTTCTTCCTGGCGTTTTTGGGAGCAGGTAGCCTTGCCGTACAGGCGGCGTCCTTCAATTCCTGTATCGCGACCTTGAAAAATCGGGCGGTCAAGGCGGGTGTCAGCCCTCAGGTTGCCGAACGGATGCTGTCGGGCGCGAAGTACGACGAAAAGGTCGTCCGCTTCTCAAGGTCCCAGCCTGAGTATGAAACTCCAATCTGGGACTACATGGCATTTCTGGTTGATCCCAAACGGATTGCCGACGGCAAGGCAAAGCTGAAGCAACACGCCCGGACTCTGTCGGCGGTTGAAAAGCGCTATGGGGTCGACAAGCACGTGGTGGTCGCCGTCTGGGGCATTGAAAGCGATTATGGCCAGTTTCGCGGCGACTTCTACACCCCGCATGCTCTTGCCAATCTGGTTTGTGCCGGTGGACGGAGGGCCAAGTATTTCAGGAACGAGCTGATCACGACGATGAAGATCGCCTCCAGGGGCGATGTCCCGGCCAAGCATTTCGAGGGGTCATGGGCGGGCGCCTTTGGCCAGACCCAGTTCATGCCGACGACCTATGAGAGGTTGGCGGTCGATTTCGACGGCGACGGCCGCAAGGATCTGGTCACGTCCATTCCCGACGCGCTCGCCTCGACGGCGAATTTCCTGAAGAATGCCGGATGGAACCCGGCCCGTCCGTGGGGTTACGAAGTTCGTCTGCCGTCCGGCTACAATGGTCATGTGGGCCGGAAGAAGACGGCGTCGCTGACCAGTTGGGGCAACCGCGGCCTGACCCGCATGGATGGCCGGCCTCTCAAGGGCGGGATCGAAGCAGGGCTGATCCTTCCGGCCGGCCGCAACGGGCCGGCCTTCCTGGTCACGCGCAATTTCGGGGCGCTCCGGTCTTACAATGCCTCGGATTCCTACGGGCTGGCGATCGCGCTGCTTTCGGAAATTCTCTCAGGCGGGGAGCCGATCAAGGCGCCGTGGCCGACGGACAACCCGGGGCTGTCGCGGGCTCAGCGGCTGGAGTTGCAGAAGCTTCTGAACAGGAACGGCTTTCACGTCGGCGAGGCGGATGGAAAGATCGGTCCGGTCACCCGTGAGGGGATCAAGAAGGCGGAAGCCAAACACGGCATGCCGGTCACCGGCCGTCCGGCCTGGAACATCTATCAGGCGCTCGGCGGCAAGTAA